The following are from one region of the Silene latifolia isolate original U9 population chromosome 9, ASM4854445v1, whole genome shotgun sequence genome:
- the LOC141601153 gene encoding uncharacterized protein LOC141601153, translating to MRALSSFCKASGLAMNNAKSEIFFNGVPEDIREGIKQVTGFREGTMPFRYLGVPIKAGRLTKKECSTLTENMVARIRGMGAKKLSYAGRVTLINAILNTLQNYWAQMFIIPKSIINHIMAIYRNFIWDGSPDYHRVPVVAWDKVTLPKKEGGLGIKKADVWNIATVDWHNYSPPADATWVWKNICKVKENLKDGFHDSKWTMSPKGYSIKGGYDWLAPDQTTLNWTAIVWNNWNIPKHSLTTWLRMHEGMNVKSKLFRFGCCADDWCVLRQRQPETVDHLFTSCVYSWKIKVAMFNAYHYFIWFQRNNARINDWLQRPEVVAVRIKDDIKRRVKQKCRAVVDQSDLLWLQNVVLV from the exons ATGAGAGCGCTCTCCTCTTTTTGTAAGGCATCTGGTTTAGCCATGAACAATGCCAAGTCTGAAATTTTCTTTAATGGTGTTCCTGAGGACATTAGAGAGGGTATTAAACAGGTGACAGGATTCAGGGAAGGCACCATGCCCTTCAGGTACCTGGGAGTGCCTATTAAAGCAGGTAGGCTCACCAAGAAGGAATGTTCTACCTTAACTGAAAATATGGTGGCTAGGATTAGAGGCATGGGAGCCAAGAAACTTTCCTATGCTGGCAGGGTGACTCTCATCAATGCTATTCTCAACACTCTACAGAACTATTGGGCTCAAATGTTCATTATCCCTAAAAGCATCATTAACCATATTATGGCCATTTACAGGAACTTTATTTGGGATGGCTCCCCTGATTATCACAGAGTCCCCGTGGTAGCCTGGGACAAGGTTACCTTGCCTAAAAAGGAGGGAGGTTTGGGGATTAAGAAAGCTGATGTCTGGAATATTGCCACTGTGG ACTGGCATAACTATTCTCCTCCTGCTGATGCAACCTGGGTCTGGAAAAATATCTGTAAAGTAAAAGAAAATCTTAAAGATGGATTTCATGACAGCAAATGGACCATGAGCCCTAAAGGTTACTCTATCAAGGGTGGGTATGATTGGCTTGCTCCTGATCAAACCACCCTGAATTGGACTGCTATTGTGTGGAATAATTGGAACATCCCTAAACACTCTTTGACTACCTGGCTGAGAATGCATGAAGGAATGAATGTGAAGAGTAAATTGTTCAGGTTTGGCTGCTGTGCAGATGATTGGTGTGTACTGCGCCAGAGACAACCTGAAACAGTGGATCATCTGTTTACGAGCTGTGTGTATTCT TGGAAGATTAAGGTTGCCATGTTCAATGCTTATCATTACTTCATCTGGTTTCAAAGAAACAATGCCAGGATCAATGACTGGCTGCAAAGACCTGAAGTAGTTGCTGTTCGCATAAAGGATGATATTAAGAGGAGGGTTAAACAGAAATGTAGGGCTGTTGTTGATCAGTCTGATCTCCTTTGGCTGCAAAATGTGGTTTTGGTTTGA